ATTTACGCCTTTCTTGCTGATAATTACTGTTCAGTCTTTTTTGTTTTTTTAATTTCTTTATGATCTTTATCTTTTAATTTCCCTTTGGCCTCTTTAGCCATCTGGATAATTGCTTCATTATATTTATCTAATTTATCGACAATAGCACCGTGGAATGTTCCTTTTTTATACTTACCTTTAGCATTTGGTGTTCCTGCCACCACATCCGTTAATATCTCAATACCTTCATCAATTGTGGCTACCGGATATATATGAAATTTCCCCTTAGCTACTGCAGTTATTACTTCTTCATCTAATGATAATTCATTAACATTTTGTTTTGGTATCATTACCCCTTGTTCTCCAGTTAAACCTTGAGCTTTACAAACAGCAAAGAATCCTTCTACTTTTTCAGTTACTCCGCCAATCGGTTGAATTTCACCTTTTTGATTAACCGAGCCCGTTACTGCAATATATTGTTTTAACGGAATATCTGCAATACTGGACATAATCGCATAAAGTTCTGTACTGGAAGCACTATCACCATCAATACCGCCATATGACTGTTCAAAGGTAATGCTAGAAGTGATTGATAACGGTCGTTCTTGTGCATATTTTTGACCTAGATAACCACTGAGAATTAATACTCCTTTATTATGAGTTTTTCCACTCATGTCAGCTTCTCGCTCGATATTAATAATACCGCTTTTGCCTAGAAAAGTATTAGCTGTTATGCGTGAAGGTTTACCAAAACTATATTGACCGGCACCAATAACCGCCAAACCATTTACTTGTCCAACTTTTCGGCTGGAAGTATCAATTAAGATTTTACCTTCAACAAACATTTCTTGATAATATTCTTCATACTTGTTATTACGATAGCGTTTTTCTTTAATAGCTTTATCAATATATTTTTTATTAACTAAATTTTCATTATCAAGTCTTGCCCAAGCATCAGCTTCACATAACAACTCCACAATTTCATTAAACTGCGTAGTTAACTTGTTTTGACTGGCCGCACGACGACTGGCAAATTCGATAACTTTAGCCACCGCATCAACAGAAAAGTGTTTTAAGTTTTTTCGCTGTATAGTAGAAGTCACAAAACCAATTAATTTATTGATATTAACTTCATTGTTTTCCATTTTGTTATCAAAATCAGCATAGATTTTAAATAATTTACGAAAATCTTCATCATAGCTATAAAGCATATAATAGATATAAGGGTTACCAATTAAAATAACCTTAATGTCTACTTCAATTTCTTGTGGTTTTAATGATGCCATTGCCAACGCACCATATTGTTCGCCAAGATTTTCAATTAAAATTTTCTTTGTTTTTAAAACTCGTTTTAACGCTTCCCACGCCCCAAAATTAGTTAGTAAATCTCTAGCATTTAAAATTAAATATCCGCCATTAGCCCGATGAATTGCGCCCGCCTTAATCATCGAATATTCAGTGGAAACTACACCCATACGGTTTTCATATTCAACACGACCAATCAAATTATAATAAGTCGGATTTATTTCATAAACAACCGGTGCTCCTTCGCAATCTTTATTATCAACTAATAAATTTACAGCATATTTATTTTTATTATTATCTTTACTAAACGCTTTATAAAACGCTAATGGATTATTTTCTTCTTCTGGTGGTGCCGCTTTAAAGTCATTGATATTTTTTAAAACATCTTGTTTTACAGCTTCTAAGTATTTTATAACATCACTATAGGCAGAGTATTTTTCTTTTAATTCTTCAATAAAATGTCCAACTGCATATAATCCGACTTCACGATCCAATTTTTTTAGTTCTTCCCGTCCATCGCGATCAAGTCGTTGTAATTTACGCATTATATCATTAGATTTTTCATGGACTTCGCGTAAGGCAATATCAATTCTTTCACGATCTTCTTTCGGTAATTGTTGATATTCTTCCGGTGTCATTACTTTATCATTTTTTAGCGGAATCCCCACAAAGCCATTCGCCGTCCATTGCGGTAAAATTAGATTTTCTTCAGAATACTCATTGAATTCGTTAATTATTTCATTCTTTTTTTCTTTAATGGTACGCAATAAATTATTTTTAGCTTGTTCATAATCTTCGCTGTTAAATAATTTTTTCACGCCATGTTTTAATGTTAAAAAAAGTTCATGAATATCGGTTTTAAATTTTTGCCCCGTCCCGCAAGGTAATTTTATTGATAACGGCTGGGCTGGGTTGTCAAAATTATTAACATAACACCAATCACTTGGTGCTGCTTCTTTTTTAGCAATTAATTTGACTGTTTTTTGGGCATAAGTACGCTTACCAGTCCCGACCAAACCAGAGATATAAATATTATAACCGTTACTTTTGTTGAATAGTCCAAATTGGACTGCTTTTACGGCACGTTCTTGCCCTACAACATCGGTTATTGGCTCAAGATTTTCTGTCGTTTCAAAATCAAAACTACTAATGTTACAATTGTACTTTAATTGCTCTGCCGATAGCTCATTCCATTTCGCCATAATATCTAATCTCCTTTGTCTCTGAAAATGTTTTTATTTTAATTATACATATATTTTTATAAATAAACTACCATAATTATGAAAATAATTAAAACAGCGCACAGTAGCACGCTGTTTTATAAATTTTATTGTAATTTTTGTTGTAATAATTCATTAACCATTGCAGGGTTAGCTTTACCTTTACTTTGCTTCATAACTTGCCCTACTAATGCCCCAATCGCTTTTGCGTTACCACCTTTATAGTCTTCCACCGCTTTTTGATTAGCGGCTAAAACAGCATCAACAATTGCTTCAATTTCTTTAGTATCAGTGATTTGCACTAAACCTTTGTCTTGAACAATTTTAGCTGCATCATCTCCTGTTTTCCACATTTCATCAAAAACAGTTTTTGCGATTTTACTGGAAATAGTGCCTTTATTAATCAGTTCAATTAATCCTGCCAATTTTTCAGCCTTAACTGGTGAATTCGCAATAGCGATTCCTTCGGCATTAAGATTTTTCGCTAAATCACCCATCATCCAATTTGCCGCCAGTTTAGGATCAGCCTTATGACTAATAACTTCGTCAAAATAAGTTGCCATTTCAATTGTAGAAATCAAAATATTAGTATCATATTCTGATAAACCGCAATCTTCCATCAAGCGTTTTTTACGAGAATCCGGTAATTCCGGTAATTGTTTTCTAATTTCTTCAATCATTTCAGGTGAAGTGACAATTGGTACTAAATCAGGCTCCGGTAAATAACGGTAATCATGTGCTGCCTCTTTGCTACGCATTGAAACTGTTATTCCTTTAGCTTCATCCCAGGTACGAGTTTCCTGAATTACTTTCCCACCATCATCAAGAATTTCTGTTTGGCGTTCAATTTCATATTCTAAGGCACTTTGAATCATTTTAAAAGAATTAAGGTTTTTCATTTCAGCTCTGATACCTAATTTAGTTTCGCCAACTTTACGCAATGAAACATTGACATCAGCTCTTAAATTTCCTTCTTCCATTTTACAGTGTGATACATCAATATATTCTAATATTTGTTTGATTTTTTCCATATAAGCACGAGCTTCTTCTGGCGAACTCATATCAGGTTCTGAAACTATTTCAATTAACGGCACTCCAGTTCGATTATAATCAACACAAGCAGCATCAGAGTCGTTAATAGTATTGCCAGAATGCACTAATTTACCAGCATCTTCTTCCATATGAATTCTAGTGATACCAATACGCTTGGTTTTACCATCAACCTCAATGTCCAAATAACCATTTTCAGCAATTGGCAAATCATATTGCGAGGTTTGGAAATTTTTCGGCAAATCAGGATAATAATAATTTTTGCGATCAAATTTACTAAAACCATTAATCTGGCAATTAAGTGCCAAGCCAGCTTTAATTGCAAATTCTACTACTTTTTCATTGATAACTGGTAGTACTCCCGGTAATCCTAAGCATACCGGACAAACATTTGTATTTTGTTCTCCACCAAAAGTCGTACTGCAACCGCAGAATATTTTAGTGTTAGTTTTCAGTTCACTATGAACCTCCAACCCAATAACTGCTTCATAACTCATTATTTAGCCTCCCCTACTGGTGCAATACTTTTATGATATTCATTGTTTTGTTCAAAAGTATAAGCAGTACGAATAAGTGTTGCTTCATCAAGCGGTTTAGCAATAATTTGTAGTCCTACCGGTAATTCATTACTAAAGCCACATGGTACGGAAATGGCCGGCACGCCAGCTAAGTTAATCGGAATTGTACATACATCTTGCAAATACATTTTAATCGGATCACTAATCATTCCGCCAATTTTAAAAGCCGGTGTTGGAACAGTTGGCGTAATTAACACATCTACTTTATCAAAAGCCTTGTCAAAATCTTGTTTAACTAATGTTCTTACTTTTAAGGCTTTTAAGTAATACGCATCATAATAACCGGCACTTAAAGCGTAAGTTCCTAACATAATTCTACGTTTAACTTCCGGACCAAACGCATTACTACGTGTTTTTTTGTACATATCAATAATATCAGTACCATCAGTTCTATGACCAAAGCTAACACCATCATATCGAGCTAAATTTGAACTCGCTTCTGCCGGCGCTAATAAATAGTATGCCGAAACAGCATATTCGGTATGTGGCATAGAAACTTCGACAACTTCAGCCCCTAGGCTTTCTAGTTGTTTAACCGCATTACGAATAACCACTTCCACATCTTTATCTAAACCGTTAAAATATTCTTTCGGTAAGCCAATTTTCAAACCTTTAACATCGTTTTTCAAGGCAGCTGCAAAGTTTTCTGTTTCAGCCTTTACAGAAGTTGAATCTTTAGCATCATGACCACAAATTGCATTCATAACATGCGCACAATCCGTAACATCACGAGTTATCGGGCCAATTTGATCTAAAGATGAAGCAAACGCTACCAAGCCAAAACGCGAAACACGCCCATAGGTAGGTTTTAAGCCAACTACACCACAGTAAGAAGCCGGTTGACGAATAGATCCGCCAGTATCTGAACCTAATGTCCAAATAGCACTACCTGCAGCCACTGCGGCGGCAGAACCACCACTTGATCCACCCGGTACATATTCTAAATTCCAAGGATTACGAGTAACATGAAACGCCGAATTTTCGGTAGATCCACCCATCGCAAACTCATCCAAATTAAGTTTACCTAGCATAACAATATCTTCAGCTTGTAGTTTTTCCATTACTGTAGCATCATATGGCGGAATAAAATTATCTAACATTTTGGAAGCACAAGTAGTAGTGATGCCCTTAGTACAAATATTGTCTTTGATACCAGCTGGAATACCGGCTAATACGCTAATACTCTCACCACGAGAAATTTTTTCATCAACAATCGCTGCTTGTTTTAACGCCAAGTTTCTTGTTTCGGTAATATATGACTGAACTTTATCTTCGACTTCATCAATTCGATTAAAAACGCTTTGTGTTAATTCCATTGAAGAAATTTCTTTATTAACTAATAGTTCATGTAATTCATGTGCTGATTTTCTAAATAAATCCACTATTTCATTCTCCTATCCTTCAATTATTTTTGGAACTTTAAAATAACCATCTTCCTGATCCGGTGCATTAGATAACGCTAATTTACGCTCTAGTGACGGTTGTAATTCATCTTTACGAAAGACATTTTTAATTGGCAAAACATGGGCCGTTGGTTTAATACCTTCAGTATCAAGCTTTGTTAATAAGTCTGCATATTCCAAGAAATCATTCAAATTCCCTGTATATTGTTCTAGTTCTGTTTCTGAAAATTCTAAACGTGATAATAAAGCTACATTTTCAACATCTTTTAATGTAATTTTCATATTTTCACCATCCATTATTTATATCTAAATACTTTATATAAAGCATTTATCTTACACCGATAAATACATACCCTATATTATAACATGATTTTGTCACAGCAAAAAAGTTTTTATGATAATTTTTTCTTGAAACGATGAATTCCTAACATAATAACAACTACTGCATATAGCATCAATAATAACGTTTGTTGATATAAATAGCTAATGCCAACCCCTTTCATTATTATACCTCGTAAAATTTCCAAATAGTATGTTGCCGGAATCAAGTAGCCGATTAAATTAAAAAACAGTGGCATGGAATGACGGGGGAAAATAAAACCTGATAATAAAATTGTCGGCAATAAAATCCCAAAAGACATTAATAATGCTTGATCTTGAGTTTTGGCAATAGTTGAGATTAACATCCCCAGCCCTAGTGCCGCCAACATGAACGGAATGGTTAGAGCATATAATAACAACAAACTGCCAGTAATCGGCACATGAAAAATAAAATAGCCAATGATAATTGCTACTGTTATTTGAATGTAGCCGATAAAAATATAAGGAACGATCTTACCGAGCATTAATTCCCAAGTTTTTATCGGTGTCACAATTAATTGTTCAATAGTACCGCGTTCTTTTTCTCTAACTAATGCCATACTAGTTACGAGCACCATCGTCAAAGTTAAAATTATTCCTAATAATCCCGGCACCATAAAATTACTCGTCACTAGATTAGGGTTATACCAAGGTCGTGGTTTAATATCAATTGGTTCATCCTTAAAAGAAACAGCACTGCCACTGCTTTCCAAACGACCTTGAATAATTCCAATTGAAAGCATCTTACCAATAGCTTGTGCGGCATTTAACGCACTCGAGGCAGTAGTCGGATCTGATGCATCCAAAACAACTTGTACTTCAGAGCTTTCATGGCGATATATTTTTCTAGCATAATCATGAGGAATAACTATTGCCGCTTTCACTTCTCCCTTATCAATTAACGTAGCAACGTCTTTCGCACTATCAACATTATATTTTATTGAAAAATACTGTGAATTTTGAAATTTAGTAATTAATGCTCTACTTTCTTGAGTCTTGTCACTATCATAAATTGCTGTCGGCAAATTTTTCACATCAAGATTAATTGCAAAACCAAAAATGAGCAATTGAATAACAGGCAGAATCAACATCAAAATCAAGGTACCCTTATCTCTTCGCATCTGAATAAATTCTTTTTTTAATAATGCTTTCAACCGTAACGGTATCATTTCATCACCTGCTCTTTGCTAATTAAAGAAACAAAGATTTCTTCTAAGCTCGGCTGAACAACCTTTATATCACTATTAAAAATGTTATTATCATTCAATAACTTTGCTGTAACAGCAATACCACTTTCAACACCGATATAGTTAGCATGAATATAATTACCAATCTTATTAACACCGTTATAATATTCTTTCGAGTGCAGTAAATTAATAACTTTTAACATCTCAGGGCTATTAATTTCCAGTAACTCACCCTTTAACGCATGTTGACGCAGATATGCTAAATTTCCATTAGCAATTATTTTTCCACCATAAATTACTACTAATTCATCACTTTGTTCGGCTTCATCCATATAATGTGTACTGACCATAATCGTTGTACCATTTCTTGATAAACTATAAATAATATTCCAAAAACTACGCCGCGCTACCGGATCAACCCCCGCTGTAGGTTCATCTAAAAATAAAACTTTCGGATCATGTAAAATTGCACAACCCAAAGCTAACCTTTGCTTCGTTCCGCCCGATAAAGTTCCGGCTAAAGAATCTTTTATTTCACTTAAGAATAATTGTTCTAACAATTCATCTATTCTTAATTTCGCCGCTTCCTCATTTAAGCCATATACTCCGGCATAAAATTTTAGATTTTCCAATACCGTTAGGTCTAAATATAAACTAAATCGTTGTGACATATAACCAATTTTGCTTTTAATTTCTTCAGCATCTGTTACAATATCAAGACCTAAAATTTGGCCTTGCCCCGCAGTCGGAGTTATTAGTCCACATAACATTCGTAAGGTTGTAGATTTACCAGCACCATTTGGACCTAAGAAACCACATATTTGTCCCGGTTTTATCGCTAAGTTAACTTTGTCAACAGCCACTAGATCACCAAATTGTTTCGTTAGATTCTCTACTTTTATTGAAAAATCCATTACTAGTCCCCCTAAATCTCAACATCCGCTGGCATCCCTGGTTTTAAATTATGGTTACTTGTAGTAATTTGAACCTTAACACCATATACTAAACTAGCTCGCTCATCTTTAGTTTGCACAAATTTCGGGGTATATTCAGCTTCATCAGCAATTTCCTTGATTTCTCCTTGAAAAATTTCTTGAGGAAAAGCATCCACTTTAATTTTAACCACTTGCCCTAAATAAATTTTACCAATATCATTAGTCGAAATATATATTCTAATCCATAAATCATTTAAATCAGCAACAGTTAAAACTTGAGCTCCAGTTGTTACATATTCACCATTATTATAATTTTTATCAATCACTACACCATCTAGCGGTGATTTTACTAAAGTTTCATCTTCTTTTACTTTTGCATTCAATAATTGAGCTTGATTTTGCTCAACTTGGTTTAAAGCTATCTTTATTTGTTCCTCCCTAGCACCGGCTAAGGCTAACTTATATTTTTCTTGAATAGATTTATATTGGTTTTGTGCTACGATAAAATTATTCTCATACTGCTCTAGTACGCTAATTGGTATTGCATTTTCATTATACAGTGCATGATAGCGTAATAAATCGTTGCTGGCTTTGCCCATAGTAGCTTCAGTTTCTGCTAATTGCCATTTTATCTCTGCTATTTCTTCCGGTCTCAAGCCATTTTTTAAGTCTTGTAAATTTGCTTGAGCAACTTTCACCAATGCTTCTTGAGCCTGTGTTTGTGCAATAATATCATTACGTTCTAAAACTGCAATCACTTGATTTTTATTAAGTTTATCTCCTTCTTGAACCTTTAGTTTAGCTAGCTGACCATAAGTTTTAGCATTTACATTTACTTTAGTTGTTTCAATAATACCACTAAAAGATAGGTGTTCTACTTTAGTAGAACTATATAGATATATTGCTACTATTATGACCAGTAAACTAATAATTGTTATTAGTTTTTTTAGTTTATCCATCTACTCACATCCTAAATTTTCATTTTGACAAAAATTTATTACCTTCAATATAAAAACGCCATTCAAACTCAGTCGCTTCTTCAGCATAATCAATATTAATCCGCTTAGACTTATCTATACTTTTAAACTCTTCAGTTCTTTTTTTTATATAAATTGGTGGCTTTAAAAGGGAAATACCATTTAATGCTCTGTTTATTCCAAAAGCTTGACAAAGTTTACCCGGACCATTGCAAAGCATTTTAATCTTACTTTGTTTTCTATATTCCTGCATTATTTCAATTCCTTCCATTGGTTCTAGCGCTCTTATCAAAACAGCTTGGGCTTGATTATTCTTACCAGTTACAATATTAAAACAATTATACATTCCATAAATCAAATATATATAAGCCAGTCCTGCTTCACCAAACATCACCGCATTACGAGCTGTCACACCCTTAGCTGCATGTGAAGCCTTATCATCAATCCCGCCATAAGCTTCAGTTTCTACTATTTTCCCTGATAAAATCCCTCTCTTAGTTTCATATGTTAAAATACAGCCTAATAATTCTTGAGCAACGACAACAGCTTCTTGTTCAAAAAATTTTTTATCTAAAATATGCAAGATTTCACCTCATACTTTAATACCCTGTAACTTAACTTATAGCTGTTACAGAATATCGGTTATTTATTATATGTTATTAATAATTTAGTCATTTCAGCTTCAGCCAAAGGCTTAAAGAAATAATAGCCTTGAATTTCATCGCAATTATGATTTTTTAAAAACTCTAATTGTTCTTTTGTTTCTACACCTTCGGCAATAACATTCATCCCAATACTCTTAGCTAGCACTATAATTCCTTTTGCTAAAGCTTCATCTTTGTGATCAATGCCTATCCCTCTAATAAATTGCATTGCAACTTTGAGTCGGTCCACCGGCAGGTGTTTCAAATAACTCAGGGAGGAATACTCTGTCCCAAAATCATCAATAGCGATACTAACACCAATTTGCCTAAATGCATTTAAAGTATTTATAATATAGCTTTTTTCTTTCATGGCAATCGTCTCAGTAATCTCTAATTCCAAGTATTGTGGTGCTAACTTTGTCTCCTTTAACACCGCTTCTACTAAGTTTAATAAATCATTATTATGGAATTGTCTTAACGACAAATTAACACCCATCCGAATTTTCGGTAGCCCTTGTTCTTGCCACTTTTTATTTTGTTGACATGCAGTTCTTAACACCCATTCACCAATCGGTAAAATCAAGCCAGTTTTTTCAGCAATCGGAATAAACTTAGCTGGTGATATTAACCCCATTACAGGATGTCGCCACCTTATTAACGCTTCTACGCCCATAATTTGATTATTATGACAACTAAGTTGCGGTTGGTAATAAAGCTCAAGTTCATTTTTTTCAATCGCTCGATATAAGTTAGTACTTAATTCCATCGTCTCATTCGCAACATCTTTCATTACCGGTGTGCAAAATAAGTATTGGTTTTTTCCGTTTTCTTTCGCTTTATACATAGCAATATCCGCATTTTTAATTAGCATATCAGGAGTTTGTCCATCAGCCGGATAGACAGCAACACCAACACTTGTTGTCAAAAAATAATCTTGGTTTTCCAAATGAAATGGTTCTTGGAAACAATTAACGATTTTATTGGCAATAAGTTCTACCCCTGAACAATTATCTAACTCTTCAATGATAACAATAAATTCATCACCACCATGTCTGGCAATAACATCAGATTTCCTTAAAGTTTTCAGCAATCTTTCTGCTACTTCTTGTAAAATCTGATCGCCCATCCCATGGCCTTTACTGTCATTAATCATTTTAAACCCATCAATATCTAAAAACAAAACAGCCATACACTTATTATTTCGTTCTGCCAAAGTTATCGAGTGCACTAGTAATTCATTTAATAAATTACGATTAGGCAGTCCTGTTAAAGTATCATGGTAAGCAATATATTTTATTTGTTCTTGAGTTTTTTGATGCTCTAAAACTTCATCTTGTAATTTTTCAATGGATTTTTTAAGGGCACTTTCACTTTTAC
The sequence above is drawn from the Negativicutes bacterium genome and encodes:
- the gatB gene encoding Asp-tRNA(Asn)/Glu-tRNA(Gln) amidotransferase subunit GatB; translation: MSYEAVIGLEVHSELKTNTKIFCGCSTTFGGEQNTNVCPVCLGLPGVLPVINEKVVEFAIKAGLALNCQINGFSKFDRKNYYYPDLPKNFQTSQYDLPIAENGYLDIEVDGKTKRIGITRIHMEEDAGKLVHSGNTINDSDAACVDYNRTGVPLIEIVSEPDMSSPEEARAYMEKIKQILEYIDVSHCKMEEGNLRADVNVSLRKVGETKLGIRAEMKNLNSFKMIQSALEYEIERQTEILDDGGKVIQETRTWDEAKGITVSMRSKEAAHDYRYLPEPDLVPIVTSPEMIEEIRKQLPELPDSRKKRLMEDCGLSEYDTNILISTIEMATYFDEVISHKADPKLAANWMMGDLAKNLNAEGIAIANSPVKAEKLAGLIELINKGTISSKIAKTVFDEMWKTGDDAAKIVQDKGLVQITDTKEIEAIVDAVLAANQKAVEDYKGGNAKAIGALVGQVMKQSKGKANPAMVNELLQQKLQ
- a CDS encoding efflux RND transporter periplasmic adaptor subunit, producing the protein MDKLKKLITIISLLVIIVAIYLYSSTKVEHLSFSGIIETTKVNVNAKTYGQLAKLKVQEGDKLNKNQVIAVLERNDIIAQTQAQEALVKVAQANLQDLKNGLRPEEIAEIKWQLAETEATMGKASNDLLRYHALYNENAIPISVLEQYENNFIVAQNQYKSIQEKYKLALAGAREEQIKIALNQVEQNQAQLLNAKVKEDETLVKSPLDGVVIDKNYNNGEYVTTGAQVLTVADLNDLWIRIYISTNDIGKIYLGQVVKIKVDAFPQEIFQGEIKEIADEAEYTPKFVQTKDERASLVYGVKVQITTSNHNLKPGMPADVEI
- a CDS encoding AAA family ATPase gives rise to the protein MAKWNELSAEQLKYNCNISSFDFETTENLEPITDVVGQERAVKAVQFGLFNKSNGYNIYISGLVGTGKRTYAQKTVKLIAKKEAAPSDWCYVNNFDNPAQPLSIKLPCGTGQKFKTDIHELFLTLKHGVKKLFNSEDYEQAKNNLLRTIKEKKNEIINEFNEYSEENLILPQWTANGFVGIPLKNDKVMTPEEYQQLPKEDRERIDIALREVHEKSNDIMRKLQRLDRDGREELKKLDREVGLYAVGHFIEELKEKYSAYSDVIKYLEAVKQDVLKNINDFKAAPPEEENNPLAFYKAFSKDNNKNKYAVNLLVDNKDCEGAPVVYEINPTYYNLIGRVEYENRMGVVSTEYSMIKAGAIHRANGGYLILNARDLLTNFGAWEALKRVLKTKKILIENLGEQYGALAMASLKPQEIEVDIKVILIGNPYIYYMLYSYDEDFRKLFKIYADFDNKMENNEVNINKLIGFVTSTIQRKNLKHFSVDAVAKVIEFASRRAASQNKLTTQFNEIVELLCEADAWARLDNENLVNKKYIDKAIKEKRYRNNKYEEYYQEMFVEGKILIDTSSRKVGQVNGLAVIGAGQYSFGKPSRITANTFLGKSGIINIEREADMSGKTHNKGVLILSGYLGQKYAQERPLSITSSITFEQSYGGIDGDSASSTELYAIMSSIADIPLKQYIAVTGSVNQKGEIQPIGGVTEKVEGFFAVCKAQGLTGEQGVMIPKQNVNELSLDEEVITAVAKGKFHIYPVATIDEGIEILTDVVAGTPNAKGKYKKGTFHGAIVDKLDKYNEAIIQMAKEAKGKLKDKDHKEIKKTKKTEQ
- a CDS encoding DNA-3-methyladenine glycosylase, whose product is MHILDKKFFEQEAVVVAQELLGCILTYETKRGILSGKIVETEAYGGIDDKASHAAKGVTARNAVMFGEAGLAYIYLIYGMYNCFNIVTGKNNQAQAVLIRALEPMEGIEIMQEYRKQSKIKMLCNGPGKLCQAFGINRALNGISLLKPPIYIKKRTEEFKSIDKSKRINIDYAEEATEFEWRFYIEGNKFLSK
- a CDS encoding ABC transporter ATP-binding protein; translated protein: MDFSIKVENLTKQFGDLVAVDKVNLAIKPGQICGFLGPNGAGKSTTLRMLCGLITPTAGQGQILGLDIVTDAEEIKSKIGYMSQRFSLYLDLTVLENLKFYAGVYGLNEEAAKLRIDELLEQLFLSEIKDSLAGTLSGGTKQRLALGCAILHDPKVLFLDEPTAGVDPVARRSFWNIIYSLSRNGTTIMVSTHYMDEAEQSDELVVIYGGKIIANGNLAYLRQHALKGELLEINSPEMLKVINLLHSKEYYNGVNKIGNYIHANYIGVESGIAVTAKLLNDNNIFNSDIKVVQPSLEEIFVSLISKEQVMK
- a CDS encoding ABC transporter permease, yielding MIPLRLKALLKKEFIQMRRDKGTLILMLILPVIQLLIFGFAINLDVKNLPTAIYDSDKTQESRALITKFQNSQYFSIKYNVDSAKDVATLIDKGEVKAAIVIPHDYARKIYRHESSEVQVVLDASDPTTASSALNAAQAIGKMLSIGIIQGRLESSGSAVSFKDEPIDIKPRPWYNPNLVTSNFMVPGLLGIILTLTMVLVTSMALVREKERGTIEQLIVTPIKTWELMLGKIVPYIFIGYIQITVAIIIGYFIFHVPITGSLLLLYALTIPFMLAALGLGMLISTIAKTQDQALLMSFGILLPTILLSGFIFPRHSMPLFFNLIGYLIPATYYLEILRGIIMKGVGISYLYQQTLLLMLYAVVVIMLGIHRFKKKLS
- the gatA gene encoding Asp-tRNA(Asn)/Glu-tRNA(Gln) amidotransferase subunit GatA gives rise to the protein MDLFRKSAHELHELLVNKEISSMELTQSVFNRIDEVEDKVQSYITETRNLALKQAAIVDEKISRGESISVLAGIPAGIKDNICTKGITTTCASKMLDNFIPPYDATVMEKLQAEDIVMLGKLNLDEFAMGGSTENSAFHVTRNPWNLEYVPGGSSGGSAAAVAAGSAIWTLGSDTGGSIRQPASYCGVVGLKPTYGRVSRFGLVAFASSLDQIGPITRDVTDCAHVMNAICGHDAKDSTSVKAETENFAAALKNDVKGLKIGLPKEYFNGLDKDVEVVIRNAVKQLESLGAEVVEVSMPHTEYAVSAYYLLAPAEASSNLARYDGVSFGHRTDGTDIIDMYKKTRSNAFGPEVKRRIMLGTYALSAGYYDAYYLKALKVRTLVKQDFDKAFDKVDVLITPTVPTPAFKIGGMISDPIKMYLQDVCTIPINLAGVPAISVPCGFSNELPVGLQIIAKPLDEATLIRTAYTFEQNNEYHKSIAPVGEAK
- the gatC gene encoding Asp-tRNA(Asn)/Glu-tRNA(Gln) amidotransferase subunit GatC → MKITLKDVENVALLSRLEFSETELEQYTGNLNDFLEYADLLTKLDTEGIKPTAHVLPIKNVFRKDELQPSLERKLALSNAPDQEDGYFKVPKIIEG
- a CDS encoding EAL domain-containing protein, translating into MMNKKSKWFKSIRTRFIGIMAVMLILTTGMVYLILHTVMQDKINILEDKYIIENVERTKKEIFKEIEVLDTIVMDWAVWDNSYQFMIDKNPEYIKANLSEDTLNNLKINIMLFIDNKGNLVHGEGYDLQKKESVPIDEALLKYIKDHSLLQNNDVKYRKSGIVTLNGKDLILLSICPILTSAGEGPINGYIVLGANFTEKKIADIGEELSSEIKLTFLKDFEYDQKIFDLKDDKIQIDAVSDQKIIGRAFLDDIDGKHLLLLSIEKNRDINNIGEAGIKATLWLLLGLFFLFAIIITVILDRGILLRFQELSNDIRKIGEGKDLSVRLKRQNIDDELTDVSNEINGMLGALERSQLFLSKSESALKKSIEKLQDEVLEHQKTQEQIKYIAYHDTLTGLPNRNLLNELLVHSITLAERNNKCMAVLFLDIDGFKMINDSKGHGMGDQILQEVAERLLKTLRKSDVIARHGGDEFIVIIEELDNCSGVELIANKIVNCFQEPFHLENQDYFLTTSVGVAVYPADGQTPDMLIKNADIAMYKAKENGKNQYLFCTPVMKDVANETMELSTNLYRAIEKNELELYYQPQLSCHNNQIMGVEALIRWRHPVMGLISPAKFIPIAEKTGLILPIGEWVLRTACQQNKKWQEQGLPKIRMGVNLSLRQFHNNDLLNLVEAVLKETKLAPQYLELEITETIAMKEKSYIINTLNAFRQIGVSIAIDDFGTEYSSLSYLKHLPVDRLKVAMQFIRGIGIDHKDEALAKGIIVLAKSIGMNVIAEGVETKEQLEFLKNHNCDEIQGYYFFKPLAEAEMTKLLITYNK